One Spinacia oleracea cultivar Varoflay chromosome 4, BTI_SOV_V1, whole genome shotgun sequence DNA segment encodes these proteins:
- the LOC110797880 gene encoding dirigent protein 1-like — translation MALSIFPIILAIFFLLALLAVPTSQHQLHQQNHQAHSGGGGLKSLHFTLYLQETFNKTAYFIVKGVAGPSGITTTSNPFGSLFAFNDPLTETPDPSSKVIGYTEGSAVTSSFDGERTTCISRITLNLKGYKGELLNIGTAHYTQVSELPFVGGTGDFRFVQGYLTTSVISVKPPTTCYKLDFHLFWPPFAALAHY, via the coding sequence ATGGCTCTTTCTATCTTCCCAATTATCCTTGCCATCTTCTTCTTGTTAGCACTCTTAGCAGTCCCTACCTCCCAACACCAACTACACCAGCAAAACCACCAAGCCCATAGCGGCGGTGGCGGCCTAAAATCACTCCATTTTACACTTTACCTACAAGAAACATTCAACAAGACGGCCTACTTCATAGTGAAAGGCGTAGCCGGGCCAAGTGGTATCACTACAACATCCAACCCATTTGGGTCCCTTTTTGCCTTCAACGACCCACTTACCGAAACACCCGACCCATCCTCCAAGGTCATCGGCTACACTGAGGGTTCGGCGGTCACGTCTAGCTTTGATGGGGAACGCACCACTTGTATCTCAAGGATCACTTTAAACTTGAAGGGTTACAAAGGTGAACTGTTGAACATTGGAACAGCTCATTATACACAAGTTTCGGAACTCCCTTTTGTTGGTGGAACTGGAGATTTTAGATTTGTACAAGGTTACTTGACCACTTCTGTTATTAGTGTTAAACCTCCTACTACTTGTTATAAGCTTGACTTTCATCTCTTTTGGCCTCCTTTTGCGGCTCTTGCTCACTACTAG